The Cyclobacteriaceae bacterium DNA segment AAACTGATGTCGGTAGTGGCCTTGGTTATTGCTCCGCTTTTGGCTCCATCTTCACAAATGGAAGCAAATGTAGAACAGACCAAACCGACTATTGAAGTAGTAAGCACCACCCCTGCTGATGAGGCAGAGGTAAAATAATATTTTTTGAATCTTTGAAAACCCTGACCTAACCGTCAGGGTTTTTATTTTTGTACCAAAACGACCAACTCTATGCGTAACACCTTGTCCCTGATTTTTCTGTTTTTTTCGTTAAGCGCCTTTAGCCAAACTTCCGTTTTGGGTCAATGGAAATCCATTGATGACAATACAGGCGAGACCAAATCCATTGTTGAGATTTTTGAGCGCGGTGGGCTGATCTACGGAAAAGTGATCAAAATATTCCCCAAGCCCGGCAAGGACACGGACCCCGTATGTGAAAAATGTCCGAAGGATGATGAACGGTTTCAAAAAAAGATTCTCGGCATGGAGATCATCCGGAAGCTAAAAAAAGATGGAGATGAATACGCTGAAGGAGATATTCTGGATCCCGAGGCTGGAAAAGTTTACCGATGTAAAATCTGGCTCGAAGGCAAAGACCTTAAAGTTCGCGGGTATTGGGGGCCTGTATGGCGCACCCAAACGT contains these protein-coding regions:
- a CDS encoding DUF2147 domain-containing protein, producing the protein MRNTLSLIFLFFSLSAFSQTSVLGQWKSIDDNTGETKSIVEIFERGGLIYGKVIKIFPKPGKDTDPVCEKCPKDDERFQKKILGMEIIRKLKKDGDEYAEGDILDPEAGKVYRCKIWLEGKDLKVRGYWGPVWRTQTWKRVS